The Methanobrevibacter sp. genome contains the following window.
TTAAAGCCCCATACTGCATATCTGGCAAGCATCAAAAGGAAAATTAAAATCCCTAAAGGTTATACAATGCTTTACCTTCCACGCTCAACACTTTTAAGGTCATTCGTTTCAGTTCAAACCGCCGTTGGAGATCCGGGATTTTACGGAACACTGATGTTCATGATATATAATCATGGCGAATATGACTTTAAAATCAAATCAGGTGACAGGATAGCTCAGGCAGTCGTATTTCCGGTTGAAGGCTCAGGTGAGTACAATGGCTCATATCAGGAGGAAGAAGAGTGAATGTAGCAGATAAAATCGTTGAAATACTTGCCGAAGAGGGATTGGATACAGTTTTTGGAATTCCAGGCGAGCAGATAATGCCTCTTTACAAGGCACTTTCAACTTCAAAAATCAGACACGTCCTCACCCGCCATGAACAGGCGGCAGCACATGCGGCAGACGGATTTGCAAGATCATCAGGTAAAGTGGGAGTATGCATTTCAACAGCCGCTCCAGGGGCGCTGAACTTTACAATGGCTATTGCAACAGCATTCAAGGACAACGTTCCAATTTTAGTACTCACAGGAGATAATGAGCTTAAATACAGAAACACAGACCATTTTCAAAGCCTTCCTCAATTTGAAATATTCAAACACATTACAAAAGCATCATACAATCCCTTAAACGGAACCGAAGCGATGTATGTTTTAAGAGCAGCAATTTATGAGCTCAAGACAATGCCTAAAGGTCCGATTCATATCAACCTTTCAAAGGACGTTCTACTTGAAGAGGATTTCAATGACTTTGACTTGTGCTATCTGTGTGAAGATGACCTCTCCAAAATCAGTGATGCTCAAAAACTGATAGATTCAGCCGAAAAACCTTTATTCATCCTGGGAGCAGGTGCAATCTCACAAAGGGAAAATATTTTAGGGATTTCCGAAAAATACCAGATACCCGTAACCACAACATTCCATGCAAAGGGCATAATATCAGAAAATGACGATTTAAACTTAGGTCTTGTCGGTATACGCGCAACACCTCAGGCAAGATATGCATTTGAAAATGCAGACTGCATAATTGCACTTGGAATCAAGGCAAGCGAAAGGACACTTCCCGAAATCCCCAAAAACCTGATACATGTAAACCTGAACAGGGACGTTCTGGTAGGCGAATACCCGATTCATGGAAAAGTTGAAGATTTTCTTTTCAAAATAAACTTTAAAAAGACAGAATGGTTAGGTGAAATTTTAGAAATTGACAATTCCATCAAAATCGAAGGCACTGACGATGATTTGTCACCACAGGCCGCCATAAAAAGAATCCTTGAAAAATTCGACAATAACATCACTGTTTCAGATGCCGGAAGTCACACAACATGGACAACACTCATGAAAAAATGTCAAAAACCGGGACAGCTTTTATTCTCCGGGGGGATGGCACCTATGGGGTATGGTCTTCCTGCAGCTATTGGTGCCAGTTTTGCAACCGGCGAACGTATTGTTGTCATAAACGGTGACGGGGATTTCCAGATGAACCTTCAGGAACTTGCAACCGTGAAAGAAAACAATCTTGATATTGTGGTGTTCATACTTAACAATTCTGAGTTTGGAATAATAAGGCAGTGGCAGGAGCAATTCTATGACATGAAACCTTATCAAATAACACTCAATAATCCCGACTTTGTAAAATTGTCTTCAAGCTATTCAATTGATGGGGTTCGTGTGGATAACCTGTTTGATCTGGAGTATCTTCTTGAAAGTGACCTTAAAGGTCCGCTGGTGGTTGAAGTGGTTTGCAGAAGTGAAAACATACCTCTTCCTAAATGAGTTCCTTCTCGACAAATTCCTTAACAATATCATCTATTTGGTATGTCTCATCTAGGGGTGCGAAATAATATTCATCATTTTCTCTATAAATTATTCCCATTGGAATTATTGATGCCGAGGATACATTGTCACGGACAGTGGCAATTTCGCTTTTGAATACAAATGTCAATCCGTAAAGTGTTCGAAAATGATACTCCGTATCGATTTTAAAATCAAAGATATCTTCAATAAAATCCTGCACCCTTTCATCCATTTCTAACACCTTTTATCAGTTCCCTAACTTCTTTTTTTGAAATCAGTTTTATGGCGGGAGGTATCAACTTTAAAACGTTAATGTCAAGTTCGTTTATGCCTCTTGCGTCAATTTTACTTTCAGTAAAACATGGCTGGGCGCTTAAACGTGCATTTTTATGACTTGAATTTATGATGGCTATCGCTCCCCAGATATATCCTATGTATCTTGCAGTGTCTACATAGGAGTCAAGGCCTAAAATGAGCTGATTTTCAAGTTTTGTTATGCTGATGCACTTTACAAATGATTTCAAGAAGTATTTAAAGTATTTGAGGCAGGGCTTTGCCAAATCAAAAAGTTCTTTAATGTCCCTTTCACTCTCCTGTTTGTCTTTCACGTCATCTTCCCTGTCGTTTTGTGATGGGAATTCAAGAGAGTATATTTTGATTTTTTTTAAAATTAGTATTTTTAAACATCCTTTGAATTTGCTGTCTGTTTTATCATATATGAAAGCTATTTTAACTCCAATATAAAGCAGAATAATGATAAATAAGATGATTATTAAAATAATCATCCCCAGGATGTTTAACATGCAGTGATTCCTATTCGTCTATTTCTTCGCTTGTTGTAGTGTATTCAGGTTCGATGTATTCGGATTCATCGTAGTATTCTGCATTCTGGGATCCGAGTATGCTTTTTACAAGGTCTCCAATAATTAATCCTATGTCGGATATTGCTTTGTTGGTTTCTGTTCCTTT
Protein-coding sequences here:
- a CDS encoding deoxyuridine 5'-triphosphate nucleotidohydrolase — translated: MLGEKELVKIFPDFKDLVQPSGIDLELDKIYVQTSGGSLIDNEKNLPEIRELEGDIYTLKPHTAYLASIKRKIKIPKGYTMLYLPRSTLLRSFVSVQTAVGDPGFYGTLMFMIYNHGEYDFKIKSGDRIAQAVVFPVEGSGEYNGSYQEEEE
- a CDS encoding thiamine pyrophosphate-binding protein, producing MNVADKIVEILAEEGLDTVFGIPGEQIMPLYKALSTSKIRHVLTRHEQAAAHAADGFARSSGKVGVCISTAAPGALNFTMAIATAFKDNVPILVLTGDNELKYRNTDHFQSLPQFEIFKHITKASYNPLNGTEAMYVLRAAIYELKTMPKGPIHINLSKDVLLEEDFNDFDLCYLCEDDLSKISDAQKLIDSAEKPLFILGAGAISQRENILGISEKYQIPVTTTFHAKGIISENDDLNLGLVGIRATPQARYAFENADCIIALGIKASERTLPEIPKNLIHVNLNRDVLVGEYPIHGKVEDFLFKINFKKTEWLGEILEIDNSIKIEGTDDDLSPQAAIKRILEKFDNNITVSDAGSHTTWTTLMKKCQKPGQLLFSGGMAPMGYGLPAAIGASFATGERIVVINGDGDFQMNLQELATVKENNLDIVVFILNNSEFGIIRQWQEQFYDMKPYQITLNNPDFVKLSSSYSIDGVRVDNLFDLEYLLESDLKGPLVVEVVCRSENIPLPK
- a CDS encoding DUF2953 domain-containing protein, translated to MIILIIILFIIILLYIGVKIAFIYDKTDSKFKGCLKILILKKIKIYSLEFPSQNDREDDVKDKQESERDIKELFDLAKPCLKYFKYFLKSFVKCISITKLENQLILGLDSYVDTARYIGYIWGAIAIINSSHKNARLSAQPCFTESKIDARGINELDINVLKLIPPAIKLISKKEVRELIKGVRNG